One stretch of Cellulomonas wangsupingiae DNA includes these proteins:
- a CDS encoding glycosyltransferase family 2 protein: MPQTLVLVPAYNEAENLRVLLPRILAQGPAVAGGLAVLVIDDGSHDDTADVVREVSPGPEVLRVTSLRVNRGKSEALRVGFREAVATGATTVVMMDADGQDDPSELPRLVERLGEGVDLVTGARTVRNDRFVKRHTSRLYNRTTSALARVPGTDFNSGFKAMRSDVVAELAPMMYGEMHRYLTVMAHWKGFRTSEVPVQHHARMHGTTKYGPARFWRGFMDLLTVRFLLSYENRPSHLFGGIGAAGLGLGGLMLLYLLALRLSGATVGDRPMLLAAVLLVLGGLQFFLFGLSAELGVRHRNGRRADEAAADAGSEA, encoded by the coding sequence GTGCCACAGACGTTGGTCCTCGTCCCCGCGTACAACGAGGCAGAGAACCTGCGAGTGCTCCTGCCGCGCATCCTCGCCCAGGGTCCGGCCGTCGCCGGGGGGCTCGCCGTGCTCGTCATCGACGACGGGTCGCACGACGACACCGCGGATGTCGTCCGAGAAGTCTCGCCGGGCCCGGAGGTGCTGCGGGTCACCAGCCTGCGGGTGAACCGCGGGAAGTCGGAGGCCCTGCGCGTCGGGTTCCGCGAAGCGGTCGCCACCGGGGCCACGACCGTGGTGATGATGGACGCCGACGGTCAGGACGACCCGTCCGAGCTGCCGCGGCTCGTCGAGCGGCTCGGCGAAGGTGTCGACCTCGTGACGGGCGCCCGTACCGTGCGGAACGACCGCTTCGTGAAGCGGCACACCTCGCGGCTCTACAACCGGACGACCTCCGCCCTTGCCCGGGTCCCCGGCACCGACTTCAACTCCGGTTTCAAGGCGATGCGCAGCGACGTCGTCGCCGAGCTCGCTCCGATGATGTACGGCGAGATGCACCGGTACCTGACCGTCATGGCGCACTGGAAGGGCTTCCGGACGAGCGAGGTACCGGTCCAGCACCACGCCCGGATGCACGGGACGACCAAGTACGGTCCGGCGCGCTTCTGGCGTGGGTTCATGGACCTGCTGACCGTCCGGTTCCTGCTCTCGTACGAGAACCGTCCCTCGCACCTCTTCGGGGGGATCGGCGCGGCCGGTCTCGGCCTGGGCGGACTCATGCTGCTCTACCTGCTCGCGCTGCGGCTGTCCGGCGCCACCGTCGGCGACCGTCCCATGCTCCTCGCGGCCGTCCTCCTCGTGCTCGGCGGCCTCCAGTTCTTCCTCTTCGGCCTGTCCGCGGAGCTCGGCGTGCGGCACCGCAACGGGCGCAGGGCGGACGAGGCTGCCGCCGACGCCGGGTCAGAGGCATGA
- a CDS encoding glycosyltransferase, which translates to MPDRVRTSGTPTVSVVINTLDRATELAQTLRALRRIRYAGEFEVVVVNGPSTDGTAALLEEWGEDLVLGSVDVRNLSVSRNAGIRLAAGEIVAFLDDDAIPEPEWLTELVAAYDSPAVGAAGGFVLDHTGHAFQYTYGSVDRFGVAETHLEAPCPERCYPASWKIPHLMGTNASYRRTALEEIGGYDEFYEYFLDESDVQVRLADAGYLIAQTSRARVHHHFAPSHVRNAARVPRDRYPILKNKLYFALRHANDFVSIDEILRMFHAYVDHHREDVRWQVEHGNLVEADRARLEADAQRATEDGLRGALSTTGPAPTDVSRHRDELRAFDTLSRQDPRCFVLVSQEFPPESFGGIGTYTRDLASGLAAAGHDVHVLTRSADFDRVDWDDGVWVHRLVVADEERPADAGSVPAHIWAWSRACLAEVARIDDVTPVDLVEAPLWDAQGIALVRDGRWPVVVALQTSLAVWLESHESLATDEEWMAGFGRPVLAAEKEVLERSAAVRGISRAIVETVAALHGLDLGGRSQVTALGVGAPRLLDAERHVARVEREAGRVNVLFVGRLEERKAPDVLLRAFAKAWEREPSLALHVVGDDTIVWPAHGTTLRQWYETELGDDPSARAVRFLGSVSEHQLALAYGNSDVFVAPSRYESFGLVFVEAMMRGLPVVGTDVGGVPEVVRDGVDGLLVPADDVDALADALVRLGQDAALRSRFGANGADHYAAEFTAEAMADRTERFYDHVLTARAPLR; encoded by the coding sequence GTGCCTGATCGGGTCCGCACGTCCGGCACGCCCACGGTCTCGGTCGTGATCAACACGCTCGACCGCGCGACAGAGCTCGCCCAGACCCTGCGAGCCCTGCGCCGGATCCGGTACGCCGGTGAGTTCGAGGTCGTCGTGGTGAACGGTCCGTCGACCGACGGGACGGCAGCCCTCCTCGAGGAGTGGGGGGAGGACCTCGTCCTCGGGTCGGTCGACGTGCGCAACCTGTCGGTCTCACGGAACGCGGGTATCCGGCTCGCTGCCGGGGAGATCGTGGCGTTCCTCGACGACGACGCCATCCCTGAGCCGGAGTGGCTCACCGAGCTCGTGGCCGCGTACGACTCGCCCGCCGTCGGCGCGGCCGGCGGGTTCGTCCTCGATCACACCGGCCACGCCTTCCAGTACACGTACGGGTCGGTCGACCGCTTCGGCGTCGCCGAGACGCACCTCGAGGCTCCGTGCCCCGAGAGGTGCTACCCGGCGTCCTGGAAGATCCCGCACCTCATGGGCACCAATGCGTCCTACCGGCGGACCGCGCTCGAGGAGATCGGCGGGTACGACGAGTTCTACGAGTACTTCCTCGACGAGTCCGACGTGCAGGTGCGGCTCGCCGACGCGGGGTACCTCATCGCGCAGACGTCCCGCGCGCGGGTTCACCACCATTTCGCGCCGAGCCACGTGCGCAACGCCGCGCGTGTCCCTCGCGACCGTTACCCGATCCTCAAGAACAAGCTGTACTTCGCTCTGCGTCACGCGAACGACTTCGTGTCGATCGACGAGATCCTCCGGATGTTCCACGCGTATGTCGATCACCACCGCGAGGACGTGAGGTGGCAGGTCGAGCACGGCAACCTCGTCGAGGCGGACCGAGCGCGCCTCGAGGCCGACGCCCAGCGGGCCACCGAGGACGGTCTGCGCGGCGCGTTGTCGACCACGGGGCCGGCGCCGACCGACGTGAGTCGTCACCGTGACGAGCTCCGCGCGTTCGACACCTTGTCGCGCCAGGACCCGCGGTGCTTCGTGCTCGTGTCCCAGGAGTTCCCGCCGGAGTCGTTCGGAGGCATCGGCACGTACACCCGTGACCTCGCGTCCGGGCTCGCAGCGGCCGGTCACGACGTCCACGTCCTGACGCGGTCGGCCGACTTCGACCGGGTCGACTGGGACGACGGCGTGTGGGTTCATCGGCTCGTCGTCGCGGACGAGGAGCGGCCGGCCGACGCGGGCTCCGTACCGGCGCACATCTGGGCGTGGTCGCGTGCGTGCCTCGCCGAGGTCGCGCGCATCGACGACGTCACCCCCGTGGACCTCGTCGAGGCGCCCCTGTGGGACGCGCAGGGCATCGCGCTCGTCCGGGACGGACGCTGGCCGGTCGTGGTCGCTCTGCAGACGTCGCTGGCGGTGTGGCTCGAGTCCCACGAGAGCCTCGCCACGGACGAGGAGTGGATGGCGGGGTTCGGACGCCCCGTGCTCGCCGCCGAGAAGGAGGTGCTCGAGCGTTCCGCGGCCGTTCGAGGCATCAGCCGTGCGATCGTCGAGACGGTCGCCGCCCTGCACGGCCTCGACCTGGGCGGCCGTTCCCAGGTCACCGCACTCGGAGTGGGCGCGCCCAGGCTCCTCGACGCGGAGCGGCACGTCGCCCGCGTGGAGCGAGAGGCCGGCCGTGTGAACGTGCTGTTCGTGGGTCGGCTCGAGGAGCGCAAGGCGCCCGACGTGCTCCTCCGGGCGTTCGCGAAGGCCTGGGAGCGTGAACCGTCGCTCGCCCTGCACGTCGTGGGAGACGACACGATCGTGTGGCCCGCCCACGGGACGACGCTGCGCCAGTGGTACGAGACGGAGCTGGGTGACGACCCGAGCGCCCGCGCTGTCCGTTTCCTCGGGTCCGTGAGCGAGCACCAGCTCGCGCTGGCCTACGGCAACTCCGACGTGTTCGTCGCGCCCAGCCGCTACGAGTCGTTCGGGCTGGTCTTCGTCGAGGCGATGATGCGCGGTCTGCCGGTGGTGGGGACCGACGTCGGCGGCGTGCCCGAGGTGGTCCGCGACGGCGTCGACGGTCTGCTCGTGCCGGCGGACGACGTCGATGCCCTGGCCGACGCCCTGGTGCGCCTCGGGCAGGACGCCGCGCTCCGCTCGCGGTTCGGCGCCAACGGTGCCGACCACTACGCGGCGGAGTTCACGGCCGAGGCGATGGCGGACCGCACCGAGCGCTTCTACGACCACGTGCTGACAGCAAGGGCTCCGCTGCGATGA
- a CDS encoding glycosyltransferase family 4 protein has protein sequence MRISFVASVCVPFDAISASVRANVRWAMEAGHDVRLFTGRCEYDDLPATVVPGPGELASDPFFRTSDLVVLSFGIYYTQFAALVAAPTGARVVVQFHNVTPRELLPSWHHEVIDLSMQQIALMRFVDEVFCISEVNLAFLRERGVRAPALVRRLAIDVPLDPPPAKPSHSDGVLRIAFLGRFVRSKGPLELLVALDEALPEISQDRVELSMVGNTDFSDADHLREVQAAASRLERASGGRLTVTILGNAQDAHRNEVLRESDLFVLPTYHEGFCVPVVEAFASGCDIVTYDNSNLPVITNGMATLVPTGDVEALSEALRGRAEVVGSQEWQRSGYADHVDRAARYVAEFAPERVRDQFLADLAG, from the coding sequence ATGAGGATCTCCTTCGTCGCGAGCGTGTGCGTGCCGTTCGACGCGATCTCCGCCTCCGTGCGCGCGAATGTCCGGTGGGCGATGGAAGCGGGCCACGACGTGCGCCTGTTCACAGGTCGATGCGAGTACGACGACCTACCGGCGACGGTCGTGCCCGGTCCCGGCGAGCTGGCGTCCGACCCGTTCTTCCGGACGAGCGACCTCGTGGTGCTGAGCTTCGGGATCTACTACACGCAGTTCGCGGCCCTGGTCGCCGCCCCGACCGGTGCCCGCGTGGTCGTCCAGTTCCACAACGTCACGCCGAGAGAGCTCCTCCCGTCGTGGCACCACGAGGTCATCGACCTCTCGATGCAGCAGATCGCGCTCATGCGGTTCGTGGACGAGGTGTTCTGCATCTCGGAGGTCAACCTGGCGTTCCTGCGCGAGCGCGGTGTCCGGGCCCCCGCGCTCGTCAGGCGGCTGGCGATCGACGTGCCGCTGGACCCACCGCCGGCCAAGCCCAGCCACTCGGACGGTGTGCTGCGCATCGCCTTCCTCGGCCGTTTCGTCAGGTCGAAGGGGCCGCTCGAGCTGCTCGTCGCACTCGACGAGGCGCTTCCCGAGATCTCGCAGGACCGGGTCGAGCTCTCCATGGTGGGGAACACCGACTTCTCGGACGCAGACCACCTACGGGAGGTCCAGGCGGCCGCGAGCCGGCTCGAGAGGGCGTCCGGTGGTCGCCTGACGGTCACGATCCTGGGCAACGCTCAGGACGCGCACCGCAACGAGGTGCTCCGCGAGTCCGACCTGTTCGTGCTGCCGACCTACCACGAGGGGTTCTGTGTGCCGGTCGTCGAGGCGTTCGCCAGTGGGTGCGACATCGTGACCTACGACAACTCGAACCTGCCGGTCATCACGAACGGCATGGCCACGCTCGTCCCGACCGGCGACGTCGAGGCGCTCAGCGAGGCGCTCCGCGGGCGGGCGGAGGTCGTGGGCTCGCAGGAGTGGCAGAGGTCGGGTTACGCCGACCATGTCGACCGCGCGGCGCGCTACGTCGCGGAGTTCGCTCCCGAGCGTGTCCGCGACCAGTTCCTCGCGGACCTCGCGGGCTGA
- a CDS encoding class I SAM-dependent methyltransferase: MRLDPRAAWVSTMRTARVAARAAGVQLDAKDGDSRRTLWLKSLLAIYDVPALTALDVPWWTFEAAAQVERFLAGRPGARVFEWGSGASSVWLGARAGSVVSTEHDGAWARSLRPLLPANVALSVVPATPAGPGSSVTSAKRGSTGLDFARYVDAIDAHDEPFDVVVIDGRAREHCLPRALRHLAPGGIVVFDNVDRARYRAALEAHGAEVDVTWTRGLTPALPYPTRTALVRRRAEPAP; the protein is encoded by the coding sequence ATGAGGCTCGACCCTCGGGCGGCATGGGTCTCCACGATGCGCACGGCACGCGTCGCGGCTCGGGCCGCCGGCGTGCAGCTCGATGCGAAGGACGGCGACAGCCGCCGCACGCTGTGGCTGAAGTCCCTGCTCGCGATCTACGACGTCCCCGCACTGACCGCGCTCGACGTCCCCTGGTGGACGTTCGAGGCGGCCGCGCAGGTCGAGAGGTTCCTCGCCGGCAGGCCCGGGGCCCGGGTCTTCGAGTGGGGCTCCGGCGCGTCGTCCGTCTGGCTCGGTGCGCGGGCGGGGTCCGTCGTGTCCACCGAGCACGACGGCGCGTGGGCACGCTCGCTCCGTCCGCTGCTGCCTGCGAACGTCGCGCTCAGCGTGGTGCCGGCGACACCGGCGGGGCCGGGTTCCTCCGTGACCTCCGCGAAGAGGGGGTCCACCGGCCTCGACTTCGCCCGGTACGTCGACGCCATCGACGCGCACGACGAGCCGTTCGACGTCGTCGTCATCGACGGGCGCGCCCGTGAGCACTGCCTCCCACGCGCCCTGCGCCACCTCGCACCCGGCGGCATCGTGGTCTTCGACAACGTCGACCGGGCACGGTACCGGGCAGCGCTGGAGGCCCACGGTGCAGAGGTGGACGTGACGTGGACCCGCGGCCTGACGCCGGCGCTGCCGTACCCGACCCGGACCGCTCTCGTCCGACGTCGGGCGGAACCGGCCCCCTGA
- a CDS encoding lysylphosphatidylglycerol synthase domain-containing protein → MSRETPQRSVLFARFLHIGRLVVVALVVVALVRFVLVDGATMADALRSADPGLVGLAVVAAAAGQVCLWLSWRRLWSTVTGTHLGLRGPGVFFTGQLGKYLPGGVWTVLAHADLGASRHVPRALGGLASAVSLLVLLATGGAVGAAAVLGAGPPPALVGAVVVVVVACAVVLVPRVLTAVAERVARRPRGTLSIAGRDVLAAAAWAAAWWCAAGVHAWLLLAALAPVAVQDVPRTAAAFAFAWVAGMVVVVAPAGVGARESLLVVLLAGTAPQATVLTLALLSRAVFVLLDVACAGLGWLVARTPVRGTVDPLENGHAVRPSRPAENPSP, encoded by the coding sequence ATGAGCAGGGAGACTCCCCAGAGAAGCGTGCTGTTCGCGCGCTTCCTGCACATCGGTCGCCTTGTCGTCGTGGCCCTGGTCGTGGTCGCGCTCGTGCGGTTCGTGCTCGTCGACGGCGCGACGATGGCGGACGCGCTGCGGTCGGCCGACCCCGGCCTGGTCGGCCTGGCCGTGGTCGCCGCAGCGGCGGGGCAGGTCTGCCTCTGGCTCTCGTGGCGCCGGTTGTGGTCGACCGTGACCGGCACCCACCTCGGCCTGCGCGGGCCGGGCGTCTTCTTCACCGGGCAGCTCGGCAAGTACCTGCCGGGTGGCGTGTGGACCGTGCTCGCCCACGCGGACCTGGGCGCGTCCCGGCACGTGCCGCGGGCCCTCGGCGGGCTGGCCTCCGCGGTGTCGCTGCTCGTGCTGCTGGCGACGGGAGGCGCGGTGGGGGCGGCGGCCGTCCTGGGTGCGGGCCCGCCGCCGGCGCTCGTCGGTGCCGTCGTGGTGGTGGTCGTCGCGTGCGCGGTGGTCCTCGTCCCGCGTGTCCTGACGGCCGTCGCCGAGCGGGTCGCGCGCCGGCCGCGCGGGACGCTGTCGATCGCGGGACGGGACGTCCTCGCCGCCGCCGCCTGGGCAGCGGCCTGGTGGTGTGCGGCAGGCGTGCACGCGTGGCTGCTGCTGGCGGCGCTGGCTCCGGTGGCGGTGCAGGACGTGCCACGGACGGCCGCGGCGTTCGCGTTCGCCTGGGTCGCAGGCATGGTCGTCGTCGTCGCGCCGGCCGGCGTCGGTGCCCGGGAGTCGCTCCTGGTGGTGCTCCTCGCGGGCACCGCACCCCAGGCCACGGTCCTGACGCTCGCGCTGCTCAGCCGCGCGGTCTTCGTGCTGCTCGACGTGGCCTGCGCGGGGCTCGGTTGGCTGGTCGCACGGACGCCCGTGCGGGGCACGGTCGACCCGCTCGAGAACGGACATGCGGTCCGGCCCTCGCGGCCTGCCGAAAACCCCTCGCCGTGA